From a region of the Paenibacillus lutimineralis genome:
- a CDS encoding MarR family winged helix-turn-helix transcriptional regulator: MPTKAEREIIPTLGFTMGVTYRKLSMYLQHRLKPFDITPEQWSVLLEIDSAEGLIQKEIAERTSKDHPTTTRILDQLESKGLVYKQKGKQDRRSYLVFSTEKAKPIIEAGKGYEQEMRSELLECVTEQEYELMMGLLDRIDHHFSGVNKDF; the protein is encoded by the coding sequence ATGCCAACAAAAGCCGAGCGGGAAATTATTCCTACCTTAGGTTTCACGATGGGCGTGACTTATCGCAAATTATCGATGTACTTGCAGCATCGCTTGAAGCCATTCGATATCACTCCAGAGCAGTGGTCGGTATTGCTCGAGATTGATAGTGCTGAAGGGCTGATACAGAAGGAGATTGCTGAACGGACGAGCAAGGATCATCCTACGACGACACGTATTCTGGATCAACTGGAGAGCAAGGGGCTTGTTTACAAGCAAAAGGGCAAGCAAGATCGACGTTCCTATCTGGTGTTCAGCACAGAGAAGGCTAAGCCAATCATTGAAGCGGGTAAAGGCTATGAACAGGAAATGAGAAGTGAACTTCTGGAATGTGTAACTGAACAGGAGTATGAGCTAATGATGGGGCTTCTTGATCGTATTGATCATCACTTCAGTGGAGTTAACAAGGATTTTTAA